The Aminithiophilus ramosus genome contains a region encoding:
- a CDS encoding NCS2 family permease, translated as MEWLERQFHLKEAGTDVRTEVLAGMTTFMTMAYIIFVNPGILSNAGMPFGPVLVATCLAAAFASALMAFMANYPIALASGMGLNAFFAFSVVLGMGVSWQVALAAVFVEGILFILLTLTKLREIIVNTIPKTLKLGISAGIGLFIAFIGLQGAGIIVRNDAVLVGLTDFRANLPAVLALAGLVVMVTLEHFRVKGGILIGILALTVVSIPLGIAEMPKGIVSMPPSIAPVLFQLDFSHIATAGFWVVVFTFFFVDFFDTVGTLVGVASRGGLLDGEGRLPRARQALMADAIGTTAGALLGTSTVTSYVESASGVEQGGRTGLTALVVAALFILAMFFSPLVSVVPACATAPALILVGIYMMMGLREMRMDDWTEMVPAMLAFFMMPFSYSIAVGIEAGIISFVALKLLTGRAKDLNAVMIGLAVLFVAARAFGLH; from the coding sequence GTGGAATGGCTCGAAAGACAGTTTCACCTTAAAGAGGCGGGGACGGACGTCAGGACGGAAGTCCTGGCCGGCATGACGACGTTCATGACCATGGCCTACATCATTTTCGTCAATCCCGGCATCCTCTCCAACGCCGGCATGCCTTTCGGTCCGGTCCTCGTCGCGACCTGTCTCGCCGCGGCCTTCGCCTCGGCCCTCATGGCCTTCATGGCCAACTACCCCATCGCCTTGGCCTCGGGCATGGGACTCAACGCCTTCTTCGCCTTCTCCGTCGTCCTCGGCATGGGCGTCAGCTGGCAGGTGGCCCTGGCGGCCGTCTTCGTCGAGGGGATTCTCTTCATCCTGCTGACACTGACGAAGCTCCGTGAGATCATCGTCAACACCATTCCCAAGACGCTCAAGCTGGGCATCTCGGCCGGCATCGGCCTTTTCATCGCCTTCATCGGCCTCCAGGGGGCGGGCATCATCGTCAGGAACGACGCCGTCCTCGTGGGGCTCACCGACTTCCGGGCCAACCTCCCCGCCGTCCTCGCCCTGGCGGGACTCGTCGTCATGGTCACTCTGGAGCACTTCCGCGTCAAGGGCGGCATCCTCATCGGCATCCTGGCCCTCACCGTCGTCTCCATCCCCCTGGGAATCGCCGAGATGCCCAAGGGGATCGTCTCCATGCCTCCCTCCATAGCGCCCGTCCTCTTCCAGCTCGACTTCAGCCACATCGCCACGGCCGGCTTCTGGGTCGTCGTCTTCACCTTCTTCTTCGTCGATTTCTTCGACACCGTGGGGACCCTCGTCGGCGTGGCCAGCCGCGGCGGCCTCCTCGACGGAGAGGGCCGGCTCCCCCGGGCCCGCCAGGCCCTCATGGCCGACGCCATCGGCACCACGGCGGGGGCCCTTCTGGGGACGTCGACGGTGACGTCCTACGTCGAAAGCGCCAGCGGCGTCGAGCAGGGCGGCCGGACGGGCCTGACGGCCCTCGTCGTCGCCGCCCTCTTCATTCTGGCCATGTTCTTCAGCCCCCTCGTCTCCGTCGTCCCCGCCTGCGCCACCGCCCCGGCCCTGATCCTCGTCGGCATCTACATGATGATGGGCCTGAGGGAGATGAGGATGGACGACTGGACCGAGATGGTTCCGGCCATGCTGGCCTTCTTCATGATGCCCTTCTCCTACAGCATCGCCGTCGGCATCGAGGCGGGGATCATCTCCTTCGTGGCCCTCAAACTCCTGACGGGCAGGGCGAAGGATCTCAACGCCGTCATGATCGGTCTGGCGGTCCTCTTCGTCGCCGCCCGGGCCTTCGGGCTTCACTAG